The Sulfurihydrogenibium azorense Az-Fu1 genome contains the following window.
AGAAAAAAACGGTGGTGCTTACGTTTTTGGATACTATGTAAAAGACCCGGAAAGATTTGGAGTTGTAGAATTTGATGAAGAAGGAAATGTAATATCAATAGAAGAAAAACCAAAGAAACCAAAATCCAACTATGCAATAGTAGGACTTTACTTTTATGATAAAGAAGCTGTAGAAATTGCTAAAAATGTAAAACCATCTAATAGAGGAGAGTTAGAAATTACATCTGTTAACGAAGAGTATCTTAAAAAGGGAAAGTTAAAGGTTAAACTTCTTGGCAGAGGTTTTGCTTGGTTTGATGCAGGAACTCACGATAGCTTCTTAGAAGCTGGAGAGTTTGTGGCAACTATAGAAAAAAGGACCGGACTTATGATAGGATGTATAGAAGAGATAGCATATAAAAACGGCTGGATAACCAAAGACCAACTTTTAGAACTTGCCAAACCACTAAAAAAGACAGATTATGGAAAATATTTGTTAGAAATAGCAGGAGAATAAATTATATAGAGGTTAAACAATGAAAACTATAAAAGATCAAGAGTTAATAAGCTTAATAGAAAGCTTACCGGATAGTATGAAGAAAGAAGTGAAAGACTTTGTAGAGTATTTATTATATAAATCCAGAAAAAAGCAGAATTTAAAACTTAGTTGGAAAGGAGGACTATCTGAATATAAAGATAGATTTACATCATTAGAACTTGAAAAGAAAGCTTTAGAATGGAGAATACATCCTTAATGAAATACTTAGTTGATACTAATATTTGGCTTGAAGTTTTACTTGATCAAGAAAAAAGTGAAGTAGCTTCCAATTTCTTAGAGAATATAAATTCAGACTTACTTGCGATTTCGGATTTTTCTTTACATTCTATTTTACTAATACTCGCAAAATTTAAAAAATTCGATCAGGCAATTTTATTTTTAGAAGATTTAATTAATTCTGAGGTTAATATTTTGTCCGTTTATCCTAAAGATATGAAAAAAGTAATAGAAGTTATAAAAGAATATAATCTAGACTTTGATGATGCTTATCAGTATTTCCTTGCTAAAAATTATAACTTAATTTTAGTAAGCTTTGATAAAGATTTTGATAAAACAAACATTTATAGAAAAA
Protein-coding sequences here:
- the rfbA gene encoding glucose-1-phosphate thymidylyltransferase RfbA → MKAIILAGGSGTRLYPVTLVINKHFLPIYNKPMIYYPLSLVMLLGIKDVIFVVNPSDLNTFKSMFGDGSKLGMNIQYVIQNKPNGLAEGLILAEDFIKDDTVCYILGDNIFFGHDIVKIMKQAKEEVEKNGGAYVFGYYVKDPERFGVVEFDEEGNVISIEEKPKKPKSNYAIVGLYFYDKEAVEIAKNVKPSNRGELEITSVNEEYLKKGKLKVKLLGRGFAWFDAGTHDSFLEAGEFVATIEKRTGLMIGCIEEIAYKNGWITKDQLLELAKPLKKTDYGKYLLEIAGE
- a CDS encoding DUF2281 domain-containing protein → MKTIKDQELISLIESLPDSMKKEVKDFVEYLLYKSRKKQNLKLSWKGGLSEYKDRFTSLELEKKALEWRIHP
- a CDS encoding type II toxin-antitoxin system VapC family toxin, with the translated sequence MKYLVDTNIWLEVLLDQEKSEVASNFLENINSDLLAISDFSLHSILLILAKFKKFDQAILFLEDLINSEVNILSVYPKDMKKVIEVIKEYNLDFDDAYQYFLAKNYNLILVSFDKDFDKTNIYRKTPEDITKEGE